The DNA segment AAAGCGCTTCTGAATACTCGCCGGCGGCCTGCAGCCGCGCGTAGCGTTCGGTCGCCTCTGCGCCCACGGTGACCGCTTGGAATCCGACGACGTCGCGCCGCTCTTCGTCGACGCCCCGGAAATAATCGCTGATGCACAGCCGCGGCATTGCGGGTTGTCGCGGAAACGAGAAGCGCGCTAGTTCGATCGCCGGATCGTTGGGTTGGAACAGCACGAGTTCGTCGCCGTCGGCCGCCGCCGGAAAATATCCGTAGACGGATTGTGGCTGGAGCCAGCCCGTAGCCAAAGCTTCCGTCTTCATCCGCTCGAATCGCGGCCGGAATTCGTCGTGCAGCAAAGCGCGCCACGCATCGCCCTTCGCGCTTTTCGCGCCCCACTGCAGGCGATAGAGCGAACGCACGTCGAGCGTGCGGAACACCTCGGCAAGACTGATATCACGCAACTCGCGCGCGCCCCAAAACGGCGCTTTTGGAATGGGCGAGTCCTTAGCGACCGAAGATCGCGCCGGCAAATCGGCACTCGCGGACGGCACGACCCGCGCAGCGCGCTTTGCGACCGCTGCCCGCGCGCCGGCCTCGGTCGTCGTGCGCAAATCCTCGCGCTTCGCCGGATTTTGCAGGGTATCCATCAGCGCGAGCCCTTCGAACGCGTCCTTCGCGTAGAACACGCCGGGAGCGTAATAGGTGTCGGGATCGACGAACCCGATCCGCTGGACATACGCCCGATTGATCGCTGCGCCTCCGACGATAACGGGATAGCGGTGACCGTCGCGATGCAGGTCCTGAAGGCAAAGCGGCATCTGCTTGGAGGTGGAGACGAGCAGCGCTGAGAGCCCGATGGCGTCGGCGTTCACTTCAACCGCTTTCGCGATGATCGAGGTCACGGGCACCTGTTTGCCGAGATCGTGGACAGTGTAGCCGTTGTTCGAAAGAATCGTGTGCACCAAGTTCTTGCCGATGTCGTGAACGTCGCCAAAAACCGTAGCGAGCACGACCGTGCCTTTGGTGTACGAGTCATTTTTCTCCAAGAACTTTTCGACGTGCGAGACGGCCTTCTTCATCACCTCGGCCGACTGCAGCACGAACGGTAGGATGAGCTCGCCGGCGCCGAACTTGTCGCCCACATCCTTCATCGCGCCCAATAGCACGCCGTTCAGCACATCTACGGGCGATTGCGTTTCAAGTGCCTGGTCCAGCAGCGCCTCGATGCCTTCTTTCTTGCGGTGCAGAATGCGGCGGTGGATGCGCTCGTTGACAGGCAGATGTGAATCATCGTCGTCAATCGCGCCGTTGGTAGACGCCGCGCTGACGCCTTCGTAGCGGGCGATGACGCGCTGCAGGGCTTCGGGGTGCCGATTGAAAATCAGGTCCTCGACCAGCGCGCGTTCGTCTTGCATGATCAGCGCGTACGGCGTGATGTCCTTCGGGTTGACGATGGCCAGATCGAGGCCCGCCTCCACGCAGTGATAGAGGAACACGCTGTTAATCACCGCGCGCGCAGCCGGATTCAACCCGAACGAGATGTTCGAAACGCCGAGCACGGTGAGCACGCCGGGCAGCGCCTCTTTAACCGCACGGATGCCTTCGATCGTGTTGACGCCGGCGTCGAGATATTCGGGCTGTCCGGTGGCCAGCGTGAAGGTGAGCACGTCGAAGATCAGGCGCCCGCGCGGCAGCCCGTACTCGCCGCAGCACATAGCCTCGATCTGGCGCGCTACCAGCACCTTGTCTTCGATCGTCTTCGCCATGCCGACCGACTTTTCGATGGTCAACGCCACCACCGCGGCGCCATGCTCGATGGCGAGCGGCAACACGTCGTCGATCCGGCTGCGGCCGTTCTCCAGATTGACGGAATTGATGATGGCGCGGCCCGGATTGGTCTCAAGCGCGCGCTTGAT comes from the Candidatus Eremiobacteraceae bacterium genome and includes:
- the metH gene encoding methionine synthase, producing MPRTDEKHPFLEALAHRVLVFDGSMGATLQALNLTAADFGGKEGCNDHLSLTKPDAVRAVHLSFLDAGADALETNTFQATRLKLDEYGLGDSMREHNIASVRLARELADAYTARDPSKPRFVVGSLGPTGMLPSANDPSLSKLTYADLYAVYHEQAEALLEGGVDALLVETQQDILETRAAVTACARAAAAYAESTGRPRPAVMASVSLDTQGRMLLGTDIAAVNAILEALPCDVVGMNCSTGPDYMRDAVRYLAQHSSKYISCIPNAGIPRNEGGLAIYPLEPAGMRDQLRAFVAEFGANIVGGCCGSGPEHIRLLVEATADLHPRTPKPHPAQEIASAMTSLALEQEPRPLIVGERLNAQGSRKVKRLILSDDYDALVEVAREQVSGGAHALDVCMALTEREGEDTAMAEVVKRLELSVEAPLMIDSTEARVIKRALETNPGRAIINSVNLENGRSRIDDVLPLAIEHGAAVVALTIEKSVGMAKTIEDKVLVARQIEAMCCGEYGLPRGRLIFDVLTFTLATGQPEYLDAGVNTIEGIRAVKEALPGVLTVLGVSNISFGLNPAARAVINSVFLYHCVEAGLDLAIVNPKDITPYALIMQDERALVEDLIFNRHPEALQRVIARYEGVSAASTNGAIDDDDSHLPVNERIHRRILHRKKEGIEALLDQALETQSPVDVLNGVLLGAMKDVGDKFGAGELILPFVLQSAEVMKKAVSHVEKFLEKNDSYTKGTVVLATVFGDVHDIGKNLVHTILSNNGYTVHDLGKQVPVTSIIAKAVEVNADAIGLSALLVSTSKQMPLCLQDLHRDGHRYPVIVGGAAINRAYVQRIGFVDPDTYYAPGVFYAKDAFEGLALMDTLQNPAKREDLRTTTEAGARAAVAKRAARVVPSASADLPARSSVAKDSPIPKAPFWGARELRDISLAEVFRTLDVRSLYRLQWGAKSAKGDAWRALLHDEFRPRFERMKTEALATGWLQPQSVYGYFPAAADGDELVLFQPNDPAIELARFSFPRQPAMPRLCISDYFRGVDEERRDVVGFQAVTVGAEATERYARLQAAGEYSEALYVHGLAVECAEGLAELVHRHMRRELGLPAGQGKRYSWGYPACPNIEDHRIFFGFMPCEKIGLAITEASQLVPEQSTVAIVIHHPEATYFSALGAGESVLTASLG